In one window of Anaerolineae bacterium DNA:
- a CDS encoding glycosyltransferase family 39 protein: MRDRFTAIIIVLLAFSIRLGGILSQSLWRDEVDAVLFASAPLKEVLGYFTHPGWNGPLYYLLLKGWLHLAGKGEFALRYFSLLFGVLSLPLIFKLAQNFLPERFALMAMLLSGLSPYLVWYSQEGKMYGLWLFLATLAFFLHLRALERGGLKRWALYLMAVTANFYVHFHSLFMILGQLTLYLWPEYHKKWREGLLAHSILILPFWPATRWLILSFFSPNPTGFPYYPLSDMFGILFTGWSCGILSTLWPWSLVPAGLTALGALAEGKIALQLGAILLLPVLGLFGVCLRKPLFTDRYLIFLAPFFYILLSLGLSFWRAKKKFLEPGLILALLLVNAEALLSQSRFPIKSDFREAVALFKKYASEGDVVVFQIPYVRRVFDYYLAGEKPYIPVEAPYTNWGMTPKQVDSYLKSHTGYHRRVWLVLSEAEMWDSRGLVEKWFEENFTPELRGRLVRVTITLYSRPEPLVDLRALRYRCFLPLVLRQK, translated from the coding sequence ATGAGGGATAGATTCACGGCAATAATTATCGTCCTTCTTGCTTTCAGCATCCGCCTTGGGGGCATCCTTTCTCAAAGCCTCTGGAGAGATGAAGTTGATGCCGTTCTTTTCGCTTCGGCTCCTCTGAAAGAGGTGCTGGGGTATTTCACCCACCCAGGGTGGAATGGCCCCCTTTACTACCTTTTGCTGAAAGGATGGCTCCACTTGGCAGGGAAAGGGGAATTTGCCCTTCGTTATTTTTCTTTGCTTTTCGGCGTTCTATCCTTACCCCTTATTTTTAAGCTGGCCCAAAATTTCCTCCCAGAGCGCTTCGCTCTCATGGCCATGCTCCTCTCAGGCCTTTCGCCCTACCTGGTCTGGTACTCCCAGGAGGGCAAAATGTATGGATTGTGGCTGTTTCTGGCAACTTTAGCTTTTTTCCTGCACTTAAGGGCCCTGGAGAGGGGAGGATTGAAGCGCTGGGCTTTGTATCTGATGGCCGTTACAGCTAACTTTTACGTCCATTTCCACAGCCTTTTCATGATACTGGGGCAACTGACGCTTTACCTCTGGCCGGAGTACCATAAAAAGTGGCGGGAAGGACTCCTGGCCCACTCAATCCTTATACTGCCCTTCTGGCCCGCAACCCGCTGGCTTATACTATCCTTCTTTTCCCCAAATCCCACCGGGTTTCCGTACTATCCTCTCTCCGATATGTTTGGTATCCTCTTTACCGGGTGGAGCTGCGGCATCCTTAGCACCCTGTGGCCCTGGTCCCTTGTTCCCGCAGGGCTGACCGCTCTGGGAGCTCTCGCCGAGGGCAAGATTGCCCTCCAATTGGGAGCCATCCTTCTGCTCCCGGTTCTCGGGCTTTTTGGAGTCTGCCTCCGCAAGCCCCTTTTCACAGACCGCTACCTTATCTTCCTTGCGCCATTTTTCTACATATTGCTGTCATTGGGATTGAGTTTTTGGCGGGCGAAGAAGAAGTTCCTTGAGCCTGGTTTAATTCTGGCCCTTTTATTGGTGAACGCCGAAGCTCTCTTGAGCCAGAGCCGTTTTCCGATAAAGAGCGATTTCAGAGAGGCTGTGGCCCTCTTCAAAAAGTATGCTTCCGAGGGCGACGTAGTGGTATTCCAGATTCCCTACGTGCGCCGCGTTTTTGATTACTACCTGGCCGGAGAAAAACCCTATATTCCAGTGGAAGCGCCTTATACCAATTGGGGCATGACACCGAAGCAGGTGGATAGTTACCTCAAAAGCCATACCGGCTACCACCGCCGGGTATGGCTGGTCCTGAGCGAGGCGGAAATGTGGGATTCAAGAGGACTTGTGGAAAAGTGGTTTGAGGAGAACTTTACCCCTGAATTGAGGGGACGCCTTGTCCGAGTAACGATAACCCTCTACTCCCGCCCTGAGCCCCTGGTAGACCTGAGGGCCCTGCGCTACAGATGTTTTCTACCTCTGGTCTTACGGCAAAAATAA
- the hutU gene encoding urocanate hydratase has translation MPKRIVRAPRGTQLHCKSWLLEAPYRMLQNNLDPEVAGDPDNLIVYGGRGKAARNWECFDAILRTLEEMEPDETLLIQSGKPVGVFRTHLDAPRVLMANSNLVPAWATQEYFDELERLGLIMFAQMTAGAWIYIGTQGILQGTYETFAAAARSAGWPSLKGKFVLSAGLGEMGGAQPLAVTMNEGVALIVEVDPWRAQRRLETGYLDVVVNDLEEAMTMVEEALKKGEAKSIGLIGNAADVYPELVVRGITPDVVTDQTPAHDPLMYIPKGLSVEEAAELRGKDPKEYVRRSMASMAEHVQAMLEFQKRGAIVFDYGNNLRQRAYDAGVKDAFNYPGFVLAYIRPLFCQGKGPFRWVALSGDPEDIYVTDQAIIELFPEDEYLVRWIKMAQKKVKFQGLPARICWLGYGERDKAGLKFNELVASGKVKAPIVIGRDHLDAGSVASPRRETEGMKDGSDAIADWPLLNALLNAVCGATWVAIHSGGGVGVGYSIHAGQVIVADGTPEAARRLERVLTADPWMGVIRHVDAGYEEAIAVAKKYNLKIPMMK, from the coding sequence ATGCCCAAAAGGATAGTTCGCGCGCCGAGGGGAACTCAACTCCACTGCAAAAGCTGGCTCCTTGAAGCCCCTTACAGGATGCTCCAAAACAATCTGGACCCGGAAGTAGCCGGTGACCCCGACAACCTAATCGTTTACGGGGGAAGGGGAAAGGCCGCCAGGAACTGGGAGTGCTTTGATGCCATCCTCCGCACCCTGGAAGAGATGGAGCCCGATGAAACCCTCCTTATCCAGTCAGGAAAACCGGTAGGAGTTTTTCGCACTCACCTGGATGCTCCAAGGGTCCTGATGGCCAACTCTAACCTGGTTCCGGCTTGGGCAACCCAGGAGTATTTTGATGAACTGGAGCGCCTGGGCCTGATAATGTTCGCCCAGATGACAGCAGGGGCCTGGATCTACATAGGCACCCAGGGAATCCTTCAGGGCACTTATGAAACCTTTGCCGCCGCTGCTCGCTCAGCTGGGTGGCCAAGCCTCAAGGGCAAATTCGTCCTGAGCGCTGGCCTGGGTGAGATGGGAGGAGCACAACCCCTCGCTGTGACTATGAACGAAGGAGTGGCTCTCATAGTGGAAGTAGATCCCTGGAGAGCTCAGAGGCGTCTGGAAACCGGTTACCTGGATGTAGTGGTGAACGATCTGGAAGAGGCCATGACCATGGTGGAGGAGGCCCTCAAGAAAGGAGAGGCTAAATCCATAGGCCTCATAGGGAACGCTGCTGACGTCTACCCCGAGCTGGTGGTCAGAGGCATAACTCCCGATGTGGTCACCGACCAAACTCCAGCCCATGACCCACTTATGTATATACCCAAAGGCCTCTCTGTAGAAGAAGCCGCCGAGCTCCGTGGCAAAGACCCTAAAGAATACGTGCGTCGCTCTATGGCTTCCATGGCTGAACATGTTCAGGCCATGCTGGAGTTCCAGAAGCGGGGGGCCATCGTTTTTGACTACGGTAACAACCTGCGCCAGAGGGCCTACGATGCCGGTGTGAAAGATGCTTTCAACTATCCCGGCTTCGTTCTGGCTTACATCCGTCCCCTTTTCTGTCAGGGCAAGGGGCCTTTCCGCTGGGTGGCTCTTTCCGGTGACCCCGAGGACATCTACGTGACGGACCAGGCTATCATTGAGCTCTTCCCCGAAGATGAATATCTGGTGCGCTGGATAAAGATGGCTCAGAAGAAGGTGAAGTTCCAGGGTCTACCGGCCCGCATCTGCTGGCTTGGATACGGAGAGAGGGACAAGGCCGGCCTCAAATTCAACGAACTGGTGGCCTCAGGTAAGGTGAAAGCTCCTATCGTCATAGGGCGAGACCACCTTGATGCTGGTTCGGTGGCATCGCCCAGGCGGGAGACAGAGGGGATGAAGGATGGCTCTGATGCCATTGCCGACTGGCCTCTCCTCAACGCTCTTCTCAATGCCGTCTGTGGCGCTACCTGGGTGGCCATCCATTCCGGCGGGGGGGTAGGTGTGGGCTACTCCATCCATGCTGGCCAGGTAATCGTGGCCGATGGCACCCCAGAAGCAGCCCGCCGCCTGGAGCGGGTTCTCACGGCTGACCCGTGGATGGGGGTTATCCGCCATGTGGATGCGGGATACGAGGAGGCCATCGCCGTGGCCAAGAAATACAACCTGAAGATCCCGATGATGAAGTAA
- a CDS encoding ABC transporter ATP-binding protein translates to MLKVENLRVAYSQAIVLHGVSLTVEDGEAIAVLGANGAGKSTLIKALTGWVRPIGGRIEFEGEDITLLPPWERAARGMAVVPEGRRIFPDLSVEENLRLGAYLESNPKKFRERLDTVFSLFPILAERRRQKAGTLSGGEQQMLAIGRAVMRKPRLLLVDEVSMGLSPIIVGMVFKALNELHREGVSILMVEQNAHEALKIVQRGYVLENGRIVLEGSAEELRLNPKVQAAYLGGI, encoded by the coding sequence ATGCTTAAGGTGGAAAACCTCAGAGTGGCTTACAGCCAGGCTATCGTCCTCCACGGAGTTTCGTTGACCGTTGAAGACGGAGAAGCCATCGCTGTTCTCGGAGCCAACGGTGCTGGTAAGAGCACCCTTATAAAGGCCCTTACAGGCTGGGTCAGGCCCATTGGAGGACGTATAGAGTTTGAAGGGGAAGACATCACTTTGCTACCTCCCTGGGAGAGGGCAGCGCGGGGCATGGCTGTGGTTCCGGAAGGACGCCGGATTTTTCCGGACCTTTCGGTAGAGGAAAACCTGCGTCTCGGCGCTTATTTGGAGTCAAACCCGAAAAAGTTTAGAGAAAGGCTTGATACAGTTTTTTCCCTTTTCCCCATCCTGGCCGAAAGGCGCCGTCAGAAAGCGGGAACCCTTTCCGGTGGGGAGCAGCAAATGCTGGCTATCGGGAGGGCTGTCATGAGGAAGCCCCGCCTTCTCCTGGTAGATGAGGTCTCCATGGGGCTTTCCCCAATAATAGTGGGAATGGTTTTTAAGGCTCTAAACGAACTGCACCGGGAAGGTGTCTCAATCTTAATGGTGGAACAGAACGCCCATGAAGCCCTCAAGATCGTGCAGAGGGGTTATGTGCTGGAAAACGGCCGAATCGTTCTGGAGGGGAGTGCTGAAGAGCTGAGGCTGAATCCAAAAGTGCAGGCTGCTTATCTCGGAGGAATTTAA
- a CDS encoding ABC transporter ATP-binding protein — protein MTAILRTEKLSKYFGGIRAVDGVDLEVRTGEILGLIGPNGAGKTTIFNLISGFLRPTSGRIFFKEHRIDNLRPHVIAAMGVGRTFQIVKPFSEMSVLENILVALGHPFYPELKAFTASYFSLSARKEAEEILERTRLTRYARARAGDLPIGIKRQVEIARALALKPSLLLLDEPAAGLIHEELEQLAGLIRQLHSDGITXXXPAAGLIHEELEQLAGLIRQLHSDGITVILVEHNMPFAMGLSQRIVVLAHGQVIAEGKPDEIRKNPKVIEAYLGHTAMED, from the coding sequence ATGACAGCCATCCTTAGAACCGAAAAGCTCAGTAAGTATTTCGGGGGCATAAGAGCGGTAGATGGGGTTGACCTGGAAGTAAGGACGGGGGAAATTCTGGGGCTCATAGGGCCCAACGGGGCCGGGAAAACCACCATTTTTAACCTTATATCCGGTTTCCTGAGGCCTACTTCGGGCAGAATTTTCTTCAAGGAGCACCGCATAGATAACCTTCGCCCCCATGTTATTGCTGCCATGGGCGTAGGGAGGACTTTTCAGATCGTGAAGCCTTTCTCCGAAATGAGCGTGCTGGAAAACATCCTGGTTGCTCTCGGGCATCCTTTCTACCCGGAGTTAAAAGCCTTCACTGCCAGTTATTTTTCCCTTTCGGCTCGGAAGGAGGCGGAAGAGATCCTGGAGAGAACCCGGCTTACACGCTATGCCAGAGCAAGGGCAGGTGACCTCCCCATCGGGATAAAGAGGCAGGTGGAGATTGCCAGAGCTTTGGCCCTTAAGCCGTCTCTTCTTTTGCTGGATGAACCAGCGGCGGGGCTCATCCACGAAGAGCTGGAACAGCTGGCAGGGCTGATCCGTCAGCTCCATTCCGATGGGATTACNNNNNNNNNACCAGCGGCGGGGCTCATCCACGAAGAGCTGGAACAGCTGGCAGGGCTGATCCGTCAGCTCCATTCCGATGGGATTACAGTAATCCTGGTGGAGCACAACATGCCCTTTGCCATGGGCCTCTCCCAGAGGATAGTGGTTCTGGCGCACGGTCAGGTAATTGCCGAGGGCAAACCTGATGAAATTCGGAAAAATCCGAAAGTTATAGAAGCATATCTGGGTCACACTGCCATGGAGGATTGA
- a CDS encoding branched-chain amino acid ABC transporter permease yields MLEAILGQYFVTILILCGIWAVLTLSLNILTGYAGQVSLGHAAFFGIGAYTSALLTTRYGWTFWPAFLASIAITGFVGGFLGLPSLRVRHDFLVLATMGINFVTVGIFKYVDFFGGAMGIINIPKPSLGGIVLRGEKFLLLVLVYLAFTIWLCYYLSRRWAGLALRAVKSDEDAAEVCGVSVARFKIYAFIISGALAGGAGSLYAHFLGSIFPDHFAFAESIVVLSMLVFGGIGTIRGALLGAFLLKALPEYLRVVGDYRYTLYGGILVLMMLFQPMGIIGDKSWLWEKLSAWFGRR; encoded by the coding sequence GTGCTGGAAGCAATCCTCGGCCAATATTTCGTAACCATTCTTATCCTGTGCGGAATCTGGGCTGTTCTTACTCTCAGCCTTAACATCCTGACCGGTTACGCCGGGCAGGTTTCCCTCGGACATGCCGCCTTTTTCGGCATAGGTGCTTACACTTCAGCTCTTCTGACCACACGGTATGGCTGGACTTTTTGGCCCGCATTTCTCGCCTCAATAGCTATTACAGGATTTGTGGGGGGATTTCTTGGGCTCCCCAGCCTCCGGGTCCGGCACGACTTTCTGGTCCTGGCTACCATGGGCATAAACTTCGTGACGGTAGGAATTTTTAAGTATGTGGACTTTTTCGGCGGGGCAATGGGGATTATAAATATTCCCAAGCCATCGCTCGGAGGAATTGTCCTGCGGGGGGAAAAGTTCCTCCTGCTGGTTCTGGTATACCTTGCTTTCACCATCTGGCTCTGTTACTATCTTTCCCGTAGGTGGGCAGGCCTGGCCCTAAGGGCCGTTAAAAGCGATGAGGACGCTGCAGAGGTGTGTGGGGTCAGTGTGGCGCGCTTTAAAATCTACGCCTTCATCATAAGCGGAGCGTTGGCCGGAGGGGCTGGAAGCCTCTACGCCCACTTCCTGGGAAGTATATTCCCCGACCACTTTGCTTTTGCCGAGTCCATAGTAGTCCTTTCCATGCTTGTCTTCGGTGGGATCGGAACCATTAGGGGGGCCCTCCTCGGCGCTTTCCTCCTTAAGGCCTTGCCAGAGTATCTCCGTGTGGTAGGGGACTACCGTTATACTCTTTATGGGGGTATTCTGGTGCTTATGATGCTCTTCCAGCCCATGGGTATAATCGGAGATAAAAGCTGGCTCTGGGAAAAACTCAGCGCCTGGTTTGGCCGGAGGTAA
- a CDS encoding branched-chain amino acid ABC transporter permease, giving the protein MSSFIQLFASGLVLGCIYILIAIGLTMVYGILQILHIAHAAVYTIGAAVGLGVFNLTGNFWLALPLAMVAGGITGVLIYLGVYRRILDAPRIVPLITSLGLFIMAQDLLQKKWLLGPYMHAFPARVGLPALRTSYLNLTPNEVLILILTLLLLMAVYLIMTRTKIGLGWRASAQDRDMAAALGVNINQVIALNFLIGSMLAAAAGVLVGVYYNKVFATMGDVPSYKAFVIIVLGGLGNIPGTILAGFILALAETFLVATVGFVLPRDAIAFLVLILILMFRPKGLLGGS; this is encoded by the coding sequence ATGAGCTCATTCATTCAGCTTTTCGCAAGCGGTTTGGTGCTGGGTTGCATATACATTCTCATAGCCATTGGCCTCACAATGGTCTATGGTATCCTCCAGATCCTGCACATCGCCCATGCCGCTGTTTACACTATAGGAGCAGCCGTAGGCCTCGGAGTTTTTAACCTCACCGGAAACTTCTGGTTAGCTCTGCCACTGGCAATGGTGGCCGGAGGGATAACGGGAGTCCTTATTTACCTTGGAGTGTACCGAAGGATACTGGACGCTCCGCGCATTGTTCCTCTGATAACCAGCCTGGGCCTCTTTATAATGGCTCAAGATTTACTTCAGAAGAAATGGCTCTTGGGCCCTTATATGCATGCTTTCCCCGCTCGGGTTGGCCTTCCAGCCTTGCGGACCAGTTACCTTAACCTTACGCCAAACGAGGTCTTGATTTTGATCCTCACCCTCCTTCTCCTTATGGCCGTCTATCTCATAATGACCAGGACCAAAATAGGCCTTGGCTGGAGGGCAAGTGCTCAGGACCGGGACATGGCGGCTGCTCTGGGGGTAAACATAAATCAGGTTATTGCCCTGAATTTCTTGATAGGCTCAATGCTGGCGGCAGCGGCTGGAGTGCTGGTGGGCGTTTACTACAACAAAGTTTTCGCCACTATGGGAGATGTCCCCTCTTACAAGGCCTTCGTGATAATAGTGCTGGGAGGCCTCGGCAACATACCGGGGACAATTCTGGCAGGCTTTATCCTGGCTCTTGCCGAGACTTTCCTGGTTGCTACGGTGGGTTTTGTTTTACCGAGAGATGCCATTGCTTTCCTTGTGCTCATCCTTATATTAATGTTTCGCCCTAAAGGGCTTCTCGGTGGAAGTTAA
- a CDS encoding ABC transporter substrate-binding protein — MSKAKFFAALIVLIIVAAILSNCAPREPQVYKIGIFSPTTGPAAADGTSALNAARLAVKFINEAGGVRGKKLELIHYDDAAKPDQAVSVVRKLIEQDKVIAIISGSYSGATRAAASVCQEAGVVMLSAYAVHPDITRTGDKIFRVGVLGTVEGRVGGALVVEKLGAKRIAILTLDNDFGRSITEGFKSYLQGKDVQIVFEEKYPLGETEFKAILQRVKDANPDVLFASAYYSEAAHLVRQAKEIGLKAQIVGQEGYDSPKFLELAGEAAEGVIIITDLNRDDPREIVQKFLKEYQKEYGIPADMVGASAFDAVQILAWAIEKGGPTTEGIVKALKELKNFDKAVTGPILYYTPGREAVRPIGVQIVKGGAFRYFAHFDDPALITPPQ, encoded by the coding sequence ATGTCTAAGGCAAAATTTTTCGCAGCTTTAATAGTGTTAATTATCGTTGCAGCCATTCTCAGCAACTGTGCTCCCAGGGAACCCCAGGTTTACAAGATCGGCATTTTTTCTCCCACTACTGGCCCTGCCGCTGCGGATGGAACAAGCGCCCTTAACGCTGCACGGTTAGCTGTGAAATTCATTAACGAGGCTGGCGGTGTAAGGGGCAAGAAGCTGGAGCTCATCCATTACGATGATGCCGCCAAGCCTGACCAGGCCGTCAGCGTGGTGCGAAAGCTCATAGAGCAGGATAAAGTTATCGCCATAATAAGCGGCTCCTACTCCGGTGCCACCAGAGCTGCAGCCAGTGTGTGCCAGGAGGCTGGCGTCGTTATGCTTTCTGCCTATGCTGTTCACCCCGATATCACCAGGACCGGCGATAAAATCTTCAGGGTCGGAGTTCTCGGCACTGTGGAGGGAAGGGTTGGCGGAGCTCTCGTGGTGGAAAAACTTGGCGCTAAGCGTATCGCCATCCTCACCCTGGACAACGATTTCGGAAGATCCATAACTGAAGGATTCAAGTCCTACCTTCAGGGCAAAGATGTCCAGATCGTCTTTGAGGAGAAGTATCCCCTTGGGGAGACCGAATTCAAGGCCATCCTCCAACGGGTGAAAGATGCCAATCCCGATGTCCTTTTCGCTTCTGCCTATTATAGCGAAGCCGCTCACCTGGTGCGGCAGGCTAAAGAAATAGGCCTCAAGGCTCAGATCGTCGGGCAAGAAGGCTATGATTCCCCTAAATTCCTGGAACTGGCTGGCGAGGCCGCGGAAGGAGTCATAATAATAACGGACCTGAACCGCGATGACCCAAGGGAAATAGTTCAAAAATTCCTTAAAGAGTACCAGAAAGAGTACGGTATCCCAGCCGATATGGTTGGAGCTTCGGCCTTTGATGCGGTTCAGATCCTGGCCTGGGCTATTGAGAAGGGTGGCCCCACCACCGAAGGAATCGTGAAAGCCCTTAAGGAGCTCAAGAACTTTGACAAAGCGGTAACGGGCCCCATCCTCTATTACACCCCTGGCAGGGAAGCCGTGCGCCCGATCGGAGTTCAGATCGTAAAGGGTGGGGCTTTCCGCTACTTCGCTCACTTTGATGATCCTGCGCTCATAACTCCACCTCAGTAA
- a CDS encoding GntR family transcriptional regulator, producing MDESFIPKYYRIKEEIRRRIASGEYGASQRIPSESELAQEFSVSRGTVERAIRLLVKEGILYREQGKGTFVASPRFDEISFRLSDFWEEAKRAGHKTKVRLLKAVKRPADELTASRLEIAPGAPIIEIERLSYVDEVPIAYEFRRLAYELCPALLEEDLENSSIHLLLTEKYRIPLLKAVYTIEAIVLKDEMASLLEVAPGTPGFMIDRLTYTKGLRPAVWFHQIYRGDRYRFTAELAPLT from the coding sequence ATGGACGAAAGCTTCATCCCAAAGTATTACCGAATAAAGGAAGAAATTCGCCGGCGCATTGCCTCAGGAGAGTACGGAGCTTCCCAGCGCATCCCTTCCGAATCAGAATTAGCCCAGGAATTTAGCGTTAGCCGCGGAACCGTTGAAAGGGCAATCCGCTTACTGGTGAAAGAAGGCATTCTCTATAGAGAACAGGGTAAAGGGACCTTTGTGGCTTCCCCCAGGTTTGATGAGATTTCTTTCCGGTTAAGCGATTTCTGGGAGGAGGCGAAAAGGGCTGGACATAAAACAAAAGTTCGGCTCCTCAAGGCTGTGAAACGCCCCGCTGATGAGTTAACGGCCTCCCGCCTGGAAATTGCCCCCGGAGCACCAATCATTGAGATTGAAAGGCTCAGTTACGTGGATGAAGTCCCCATAGCTTACGAGTTCAGGCGTTTGGCCTATGAGCTTTGCCCCGCACTTCTGGAGGAAGATTTGGAAAACTCTTCCATTCACCTTCTCCTCACTGAGAAATACCGCATCCCTCTGCTTAAGGCCGTCTACACCATTGAGGCCATAGTCCTTAAAGATGAGATGGCCTCGCTTCTTGAGGTAGCCCCCGGAACCCCCGGTTTTATGATTGACCGGCTTACCTACACAAAAGGCCTGAGGCCTGCAGTTTGGTTCCACCAGATTTACCGGGGGGACCGTTACCGGTTTACGGCTGAGCTGGCTCCTTTAACCTAA
- a CDS encoding amino acid ABC transporter ATP-binding protein, with product MIRIEHLYKRFGHVVALDDVSLSVKRGEVVVIIGPSGAGKSTLLRCINYLEKPDRGTIIVDGIPVTHEKTNINKVRAEVGMVFQQFNLFPHLTALENITLAQIVVRKRSRQEAERIAMELLEKVGIPDKAHAYPAQLSGGQQQRVAIARALAMQPKIMLFDEPTSALDPEMIKEVLDVMLQLAREGMTMVVVSHEMGFVKAAADRIVFMDLGKIVEEGTVEQIFNNPREERTRVFLSKILI from the coding sequence ATTATAAGAATTGAGCACCTCTACAAGCGCTTCGGGCATGTGGTGGCGCTGGATGATGTGAGTTTATCCGTTAAAAGAGGAGAAGTGGTGGTGATAATAGGGCCGAGCGGGGCTGGCAAATCCACTCTGCTTAGGTGCATAAATTATCTGGAGAAGCCGGACCGTGGCACAATTATCGTGGACGGTATACCCGTTACGCACGAGAAAACCAATATAAACAAAGTTCGGGCTGAAGTGGGGATGGTTTTCCAGCAATTCAACCTTTTTCCTCACCTTACAGCCTTGGAGAACATAACTCTGGCTCAGATAGTGGTCAGGAAACGCTCCCGTCAAGAAGCCGAAAGGATAGCTATGGAGCTTCTGGAAAAGGTTGGTATACCCGACAAAGCTCATGCTTATCCTGCACAGCTTTCGGGAGGGCAACAGCAGCGGGTGGCCATCGCCAGGGCTTTGGCCATGCAGCCCAAAATCATGCTCTTTGACGAGCCCACTTCAGCTCTTGACCCCGAAATGATCAAAGAGGTGCTGGATGTTATGCTCCAGCTGGCCCGGGAAGGCATGACAATGGTAGTGGTCTCCCACGAAATGGGCTTCGTTAAGGCAGCTGCGGACAGGATTGTGTTTATGGATTTGGGCAAAATAGTAGAAGAGGGCACAGTGGAGCAAATTTTCAACAATCCTCGGGAAGAAAGGACCAGGGTTTTTTTGAGCAAGATTTTGATTTAA